From a single Labrenzia sp. PHM005 genomic region:
- a CDS encoding deoxyribodipyrimidine photo-lyase has product MTTIVWFRQDLRVSDNPALFEAARRGPVLPVYIHEPPDQIGESHPLGGASKWWLHHSLAALKADLPGLIILRGCARHLIPQLMQESGADSVYWNRCYEPHAIARDADLKADLKAQFIDVRSFKASLLFEPWELATKTGSPFKVYSPFWKAAQQLAVSAPLAAPEEIVFTAYADGEGLGALDLQPEKPNWAAGWEIIWQPGEQGAQKRLIAFLESGLGGYGDKRNRPDLPNVSRLSAPLHFGEISPRQIWSATQYAMANNPALAGDGMKFLSEIAWREFSYHLIYHFPDLPEKNWRPAFDAYPWRDSVKDLESWQCGQTGYPMVDAGMRELWQTGYMHNRVRMIVASFLIKHLRIHWKHGEAWFRDTLVDADLANNSASWQWVAGSGADAAPYFRIFNPISQGHKFDPNGDYVRRWVPELRALPTQYLFAPFEAPPSILSEAGVQLGETYPLPIVDHCKARQAALAEYEAVKLAGQNAA; this is encoded by the coding sequence ATGACGACAATCGTTTGGTTCCGGCAGGATTTACGGGTTTCGGACAACCCTGCACTTTTTGAAGCAGCCCGGCGGGGCCCAGTTCTGCCTGTCTACATTCACGAGCCGCCAGATCAAATTGGCGAGAGCCATCCCTTAGGTGGCGCGAGCAAATGGTGGTTGCACCACAGCCTGGCAGCGCTCAAAGCAGACCTACCGGGTCTCATCATTCTACGCGGCTGCGCAAGGCATCTGATCCCGCAGCTTATGCAGGAAAGCGGAGCGGACAGCGTTTATTGGAACCGCTGTTATGAACCGCATGCCATTGCACGCGATGCCGATCTGAAAGCGGACCTGAAAGCTCAATTCATAGACGTGCGCAGTTTCAAGGCGTCACTGTTGTTTGAGCCTTGGGAACTGGCCACTAAGACAGGCAGCCCGTTCAAAGTTTATTCGCCGTTTTGGAAGGCCGCGCAGCAGCTCGCCGTTTCAGCGCCTCTCGCAGCACCTGAAGAAATCGTGTTTACAGCCTATGCCGACGGTGAAGGCTTGGGCGCACTCGATTTGCAGCCGGAGAAGCCGAACTGGGCAGCGGGCTGGGAGATAATCTGGCAACCGGGAGAGCAGGGTGCCCAGAAGCGGTTGATTGCGTTTTTGGAAAGCGGTCTTGGTGGGTATGGAGACAAACGAAACCGGCCAGATCTGCCGAATGTGTCCCGTTTATCCGCGCCTCTGCATTTTGGCGAAATCTCACCGCGCCAAATCTGGTCGGCCACGCAGTATGCGATGGCCAACAATCCGGCTTTGGCCGGGGACGGTATGAAATTCCTGTCCGAAATCGCCTGGCGGGAGTTTTCCTATCATCTGATCTATCATTTTCCGGATCTGCCGGAGAAAAACTGGCGTCCGGCCTTCGATGCTTATCCCTGGCGCGACAGCGTAAAAGATCTCGAAAGCTGGCAATGCGGTCAGACCGGATATCCGATGGTGGATGCGGGTATGCGGGAACTCTGGCAGACAGGTTACATGCACAACCGCGTGCGGATGATTGTGGCAAGTTTTCTGATCAAACACCTGCGCATTCATTGGAAACACGGCGAAGCCTGGTTCCGCGATACACTGGTTGATGCGGATTTGGCCAACAATTCAGCAAGCTGGCAATGGGTGGCCGGATCCGGCGCGGATGCCGCGCCCTATTTCCGGATCTTTAATCCGATCTCGCAAGGGCACAAGTTTGACCCGAATGGGGACTATGTGCGCCGCTGGGTGCCGGAATTGAGAGCCTTGCCGACCCAATATCTGTTTGCGCCGTTCGAAGCGCCGCCTTCAATACTATCAGAAGCCGGTGTTCAGCTTGGTGAGACGTACCCTTTGCCGATCGTCGATCACTGCAAAGCCCGTCAAGCTGCGCTTGCAGAGTATGAAGCGGTCAAATTAGCTGGACAAAATGCCGCTTGA
- a CDS encoding nuclear transport factor 2 family protein has protein sequence MTETRPPLPPFTEETARQKVRAAEDAWNSRQPENVALAYTPDTQWRNRSEFPQGRAEVARFLTRKWQRELDYRLIKELWTFAGNRIAVRFAYEWRDSDGQWFRSYGNENWEFAESGLMHRRFASINDLKISEAERKFHWPQGPRPADHPGLSDFNL, from the coding sequence TTGACTGAGACCCGTCCCCCGTTGCCACCGTTCACCGAAGAAACGGCCCGGCAAAAAGTCCGCGCAGCGGAAGATGCCTGGAACAGCCGGCAGCCGGAAAACGTCGCGCTTGCCTACACCCCTGACACCCAATGGCGGAACCGCTCGGAATTTCCGCAAGGCCGCGCGGAGGTCGCCCGGTTTCTCACTCGAAAATGGCAACGCGAACTGGATTACCGCCTCATCAAAGAGCTTTGGACGTTTGCGGGCAACCGCATTGCGGTCCGTTTTGCCTATGAATGGCGAGATTCGGATGGCCAGTGGTTCCGCTCCTACGGCAACGAAAACTGGGAGTTTGCCGAGAGCGGCCTGATGCACCGGCGTTTTGCCAGCATCAACGACCTCAAGATTTCCGAAGCTGAGCGCAAGTTCCATTGGCCGCAAGGCCCACGGCCCGCTGACCATCCGGGCCTCAGCGATTTTAATCTCTAA
- a CDS encoding TetR/AcrR family transcriptional regulator, with amino-acid sequence MRPSKRDELVRKALTIFYRDGFHATGMDRLVAETGISKTTMFKHFRSKDELILAVLRLRDENFRNWFFRRLDEKLAAPKEKLAACFDVLKEWFSEPAFRGCMFIKASSEFQEPDHPAYVQSAEHKRLLLKAFTEIAVEAGARNPELLARQILVLKEGAIVAAHMGFDPDPAEAAKAAAVALLDAQLQPA; translated from the coding sequence ATGCGGCCAAGCAAACGTGATGAACTGGTGCGCAAAGCACTGACGATCTTTTACCGGGATGGCTTTCACGCCACCGGAATGGACCGATTGGTGGCAGAAACTGGCATCTCCAAAACCACCATGTTCAAGCATTTCCGCAGCAAGGACGAACTGATTCTTGCGGTCTTGCGGCTGCGTGACGAAAATTTCCGCAACTGGTTTTTCCGCCGTCTCGACGAAAAACTAGCCGCGCCGAAAGAAAAGCTCGCGGCGTGTTTTGATGTCTTGAAGGAATGGTTTTCCGAGCCGGCATTTCGCGGCTGCATGTTCATTAAGGCATCGTCTGAGTTTCAGGAGCCCGACCACCCGGCCTATGTTCAGTCGGCCGAACACAAGCGGCTGCTGTTAAAGGCCTTTACCGAGATCGCAGTGGAGGCGGGCGCCCGTAACCCTGAGCTCTTGGCGCGGCAGATCCTGGTCTTGAAGGAAGGGGCCATCGTTGCCGCCCATATGGGTTTTGATCCAGATCCGGCCGAAGCGGCCAAGGCCGCAGCTGTCGCCCTGCTAGACGCCCAACTCCAACCAGCTTGA
- a CDS encoding gamma-butyrobetaine hydroxylase-like domain-containing protein, translating into MTDKSTPWPTELRVSKDRKTLTVAFDDGERHDLSAEYLRVCSPSAEVQGHDPSQKKTVPGKKNVGIMKIDPVGNYAVRIHFDDMHHSGIFSWTYLNELATERSKHWGGYLQELGDKGLSR; encoded by the coding sequence ATGACCGACAAATCAACGCCCTGGCCAACTGAGCTGCGGGTTTCCAAGGACCGCAAGACGCTCACAGTCGCGTTTGACGATGGCGAACGCCATGATCTGAGTGCGGAATACCTACGTGTGTGTTCTCCATCTGCCGAGGTTCAGGGCCATGATCCATCCCAGAAAAAGACGGTGCCGGGAAAAAAGAACGTTGGAATCATGAAGATCGATCCGGTCGGCAACTATGCGGTTCGCATTCACTTCGACGACATGCATCATTCCGGAATTTTCAGCTGGACCTACTTGAACGAACTGGCGACCGAACGCTCCAAACACTGGGGTGGATATCTGCAGGAACTGGGTGACAAAGGCCTCAGCCGCTAA
- a CDS encoding pyridoxamine 5'-phosphate oxidase family protein: MARAFSEIAFTKTVRAIQEQNGSRRSYAPLDDPEIDPGNRFTTNETRFVEARDGFYQATISETGWPYVQFRGGPIGFLKVLDPTTLAYADYRGNRQYISTGNLTDNRNVCLFLMDYPNRTRLKIWATAEQVPLKDNENLLDHVHDSTYRALPERIIRLKLQAFDWNCPQHIPQRFTLADLAPGINELRSRIRELEEENEELKSFLNTKQPVAE; the protein is encoded by the coding sequence ATGGCCCGCGCATTTTCAGAAATCGCCTTCACGAAAACGGTGCGGGCCATACAGGAGCAAAACGGTTCGCGGCGCAGCTACGCGCCCCTGGACGACCCTGAGATTGATCCTGGCAACCGGTTTACGACAAACGAGACCCGTTTTGTCGAAGCCAGAGACGGGTTTTATCAGGCCACGATTTCGGAAACCGGATGGCCCTATGTCCAGTTTCGCGGTGGACCAATCGGATTTTTAAAAGTCCTGGATCCCACCACCCTCGCCTATGCCGATTACCGCGGCAACCGGCAGTACATCAGCACCGGGAACCTGACTGATAACCGCAATGTCTGTCTGTTCTTGATGGACTATCCGAACCGCACCCGATTGAAAATCTGGGCGACAGCGGAACAAGTCCCGCTCAAAGACAATGAAAATCTTTTAGACCACGTGCACGACAGCACTTACAGGGCGCTTCCTGAACGTATCATCCGCTTGAAACTCCAGGCCTTTGATTGGAACTGCCCGCAGCACATCCCGCAGCGGTTCACGCTGGCAGACCTGGCTCCCGGCATCAACGAATTGCGCAGCCGGATCCGTGAATTGGAAGAAGAAAACGAAGAGCTCAAAAGCTTCCTGAACACAAAACAACCTGTCGCGGAATAA